A single genomic interval of Adhaeribacter pallidiroseus harbors:
- the bshC gene encoding bacillithiol biosynthesis cysteine-adding enzyme BshC, with protein MKISQLDYSATNAFSSLVIDYLQQNSKLAPFYHRFPTPENLKEQLTEKQFTPEQRNLLCQELERQYASLSEVPAKVRKNLDLLQQPNTFTITTGHQLSLFTGPLYFIYKIISAIKTAEHLQEQYPAYNFVPIYWMATEDHDFAEINHFTLFGKPYAWETDQKGAVGRFKTDTIFSLIESLPENYPLFEQAYTKFDTLAAATRFLANELFGEFGLISIDADAPALKQALKPVITKELTEQTAYKLVTATNEKLATAGYKTQVTPREINLFYLDDNVRERLVREEDHYRVLNTNLTFSQEEILNLVETQPEKFSPNVILRPLYEEILLPNLCYIGGGAEIAYWFQLKDLFDYYQVSFPALMLRNSGLYIAKNHAARMQKLGLQPTDLFQDLPTLKKQVTAAYQDEELHLNEEKKQVEAAFAQVEKLAAAIDPTLTKTVAAEAQKAFNALTVLEKKIVKANDTKYETVYNQLTSLKDKLFPNGTLQERIDNLLTYQTNNPNFIQHVYEAFEPFAAKFTILEEE; from the coding sequence ATGAAAATTTCGCAATTAGATTACAGTGCTACCAACGCTTTTTCGTCGCTTGTAATTGATTATTTACAGCAAAATTCCAAGCTAGCTCCTTTTTATCATCGTTTCCCAACGCCCGAAAACCTGAAAGAACAGCTCACCGAAAAACAATTTACCCCGGAGCAGCGGAACTTACTGTGTCAGGAATTAGAGCGCCAATACGCTTCTTTGTCCGAAGTGCCCGCTAAGGTTCGGAAAAACCTGGATTTGCTGCAACAACCCAATACGTTTACCATTACCACCGGGCACCAATTAAGCCTTTTTACCGGTCCGCTTTATTTTATTTACAAAATAATAAGCGCCATTAAAACGGCGGAGCACCTGCAAGAGCAATATCCCGCGTATAACTTTGTGCCGATTTATTGGATGGCCACCGAAGATCACGATTTTGCTGAGATTAATCATTTTACTTTGTTCGGTAAACCTTACGCCTGGGAAACTGATCAAAAAGGAGCCGTAGGTCGTTTTAAAACCGATACTATTTTTTCGTTAATTGAATCCCTACCCGAAAATTACCCGCTTTTTGAACAAGCGTACACCAAGTTTGATACCTTAGCCGCCGCTACCCGCTTTTTGGCGAACGAGCTTTTTGGCGAATTTGGTTTAATCAGCATCGATGCCGATGCACCAGCCTTAAAACAAGCTTTAAAGCCAGTAATTACGAAAGAGTTAACAGAACAAACGGCGTACAAACTGGTAACCGCCACTAACGAAAAACTAGCCACCGCCGGTTATAAAACGCAAGTAACTCCGCGCGAAATCAACTTATTTTACCTGGATGATAACGTGCGCGAACGATTGGTTCGGGAAGAAGACCACTACCGGGTTTTAAACACCAATTTAACTTTTAGCCAGGAAGAAATTTTAAATTTAGTTGAAACCCAACCGGAAAAATTTAGCCCGAACGTAATTCTACGGCCGCTTTACGAAGAAATTTTACTGCCTAATTTGTGTTACATCGGCGGTGGCGCCGAGATTGCGTACTGGTTCCAGCTGAAAGATTTGTTCGATTATTACCAGGTTTCTTTCCCGGCTTTAATGTTGCGAAATTCCGGTTTGTACATTGCCAAAAATCACGCAGCCCGGATGCAGAAACTAGGTTTGCAACCCACCGATTTGTTTCAGGATTTACCGACGCTTAAAAAACAGGTAACCGCCGCTTACCAAGACGAAGAATTGCACCTGAACGAAGAAAAGAAACAAGTGGAAGCGGCTTTTGCCCAAGTAGAAAAGTTGGCCGCCGCCATTGACCCGACCTTAACCAAAACCGTAGCAGCCGAAGCGCAAAAGGCTTTTAACGCTTTAACCGTACTGGAAAAGAAAATTGTAAAAGCCAACGATACCAAGTACGAGACGGTCTATAATCAGCTTACTTCTTTAAAAGATAAATTATTCCCGAACGGCACCTTGCAGGAACGCATCGATAACCTGCTAACTTACCAGACCAATAATCCAAATTTTATTCAACACGTGTACGAGGCTTTTGAGCCTTTTGCCGCTAAGTTTACCATTCTGGAAGAAGAATAA
- a CDS encoding 5-formyltetrahydrofolate cyclo-ligase: protein MQKATLRQEMLLKRQSYLPAEITARSQQICQQFFKNFPVSGLRTIHVFLPIASKNEVNTWFIIQHLQANFPDIKIAVPVTDGANQTLSHGLLTPETDLQSNKWGIPEPVKATGVTESLMDLVLVPLLAFDEKGHRVGYGKGYYDRFLNLCRPDTISVGLSLEELPVPLIQDIHEGDHTLQFVVTPATIYFFT from the coding sequence ATGCAGAAAGCAACGCTGCGCCAGGAAATGCTGCTAAAACGCCAAAGCTATTTGCCCGCCGAAATTACGGCGCGCAGTCAGCAGATTTGTCAGCAATTTTTTAAAAATTTCCCGGTAAGCGGCTTACGTACCATTCATGTTTTTTTACCGATTGCCTCCAAAAATGAAGTAAACACTTGGTTTATCATTCAGCATTTACAAGCTAATTTTCCGGATATTAAAATTGCCGTACCGGTTACCGATGGAGCTAATCAAACGCTTTCGCATGGTTTACTTACGCCCGAAACGGATTTACAATCAAATAAATGGGGAATTCCGGAGCCTGTTAAGGCGACTGGTGTAACGGAATCTTTAATGGACTTGGTACTGGTACCATTGCTGGCTTTCGATGAAAAAGGACACCGGGTAGGCTATGGCAAAGGCTATTACGACCGTTTTTTAAATTTATGCCGACCCGATACGATTTCAGTTGGTTTATCTTTAGAAGAACTGCCTGTTCCCTTAATTCAGGATATCCACGAAGGAGATCATACTTTGCAGTTTGTCGTAACACCTGCTACTATTTATTTCTTTACTTAA
- a CDS encoding DsbA family protein, translating into MQQKDTTLYYIYDALCGWCYGFGPVIVKLHEKYTDSLEFKVISGGMITGSRVGPITNMATYIRQASPRVTETTGVTFGEAYLNGLLSDVTYISNSTPPAIALCILKEAQPGKQVTWAHAIQKLMFQGGKSLNEPTAYLPLAEQAEISAETFTQKFADPAYLAKAQEEFAGAQQWGITGFPAVVLQKQDQLYLVANGFVPYNQISATINKVLSEE; encoded by the coding sequence ATGCAACAAAAAGATACAACGCTGTATTACATCTACGATGCCTTGTGCGGCTGGTGTTATGGGTTTGGCCCGGTAATCGTAAAACTGCACGAAAAATACACCGATTCATTAGAATTTAAGGTTATAAGCGGCGGTATGATTACGGGTAGCCGGGTAGGGCCCATAACCAACATGGCTACGTACATTAGACAGGCCAGCCCCAGGGTAACCGAAACAACCGGGGTAACTTTTGGGGAAGCTTACTTAAACGGGTTACTGTCGGATGTTACGTACATCAGTAATTCTACGCCGCCGGCCATCGCCCTTTGTATCTTAAAAGAAGCGCAACCTGGTAAGCAGGTAACATGGGCCCACGCCATTCAAAAACTCATGTTTCAGGGAGGAAAAAGTTTAAACGAACCAACGGCTTATCTGCCATTAGCCGAACAAGCGGAGATTTCTGCCGAAACTTTTACCCAAAAATTTGCGGACCCAGCTTATTTGGCTAAAGCACAGGAAGAATTTGCCGGGGCCCAGCAATGGGGTATTACGGGTTTCCCGGCGGTAGTGCTGCAAAAGCAGGATCAATTGTACTTGGTAGCGAACGGGTTTGTTCCTTATAATCAGATAAGTGCTACCATAAACAAAGTGCTTTCGGAAGAATAA
- a CDS encoding MarR family winged helix-turn-helix transcriptional regulator: protein MKLEDEIKQKSFKSPYHRMMVNIMFTGNFLQKRLLCMMREFNISPQQHNVLSILRGQHPDPCSLGDIQERMLDRMSNATRLVDKLLEKDLVARCQCPNNRRKIEITITEAGLALLKQIEAKIPPFEELFPAISSEEASALGQLLDKSRE, encoded by the coding sequence TTGAAACTCGAAGACGAAATAAAACAGAAAAGCTTTAAATCGCCGTACCACCGGATGATGGTAAACATTATGTTTACGGGCAATTTTCTGCAAAAGCGGTTGCTATGTATGATGCGCGAATTCAATATTTCGCCCCAGCAGCACAATGTATTAAGTATTTTGCGGGGCCAGCATCCCGATCCTTGTTCTTTGGGCGATATTCAGGAGCGCATGCTCGACCGTATGAGCAACGCGACCCGCTTAGTAGATAAACTGCTCGAAAAAGATTTGGTGGCTCGCTGCCAATGCCCTAATAACCGCCGCAAAATTGAAATTACCATTACCGAGGCGGGCTTAGCTTTATTAAAGCAAATAGAAGCAAAAATTCCTCCCTTCGAAGAGTTGTTCCCGGCCATTAGTTCCGAGGAAGCTAGTGCATTGGGGCAGTTGTTAGATAAATCGCGGGAGTAA
- a CDS encoding alkene reductase yields the protein MENQPLLTSYQLGPFALKNRVVMAPMTRSRAANPDNAATKLTAQYYEQRASAGLIISEGTQVSAQGVGYINTPGIYSEAQVKGWQLVTNAVHAKEGKIFAQLWHVGRISHPDFHNGELPVAPSAINPNDKSFTPLGFKDTVTPRALETHEVQAIVQDFKKAAANALEAGFDGVELHASNGYLFQQFFNKVSNQRTDQYGGSIENRARFLFETLEALKEVISLNKVGIRLNPSLHGMSGITIDEETIPTFEYIVQRLNDYHLAYVHLSEPFTPVENVPYAVTEIAKHFRPLYNGTLIINKGFSQETGNQIIAAGLADLVAFGVPFIANPDLPERFAQNVELNAPDKNTFYAGDENGYIDYPALTEVEAI from the coding sequence ATGGAAAATCAACCACTTTTAACTTCTTACCAATTAGGTCCTTTCGCTTTAAAAAACCGGGTAGTAATGGCTCCCATGACGCGGAGCCGGGCCGCTAATCCTGATAACGCTGCTACTAAGTTAACCGCCCAGTATTACGAGCAACGGGCTTCGGCCGGTTTAATTATTTCGGAAGGTACGCAAGTAAGTGCCCAGGGCGTAGGTTACATTAATACGCCCGGTATTTACTCCGAAGCGCAGGTAAAAGGCTGGCAACTGGTAACCAACGCCGTACACGCGAAAGAAGGAAAAATATTTGCGCAGTTATGGCACGTCGGCCGGATTTCGCACCCCGACTTTCATAACGGTGAACTGCCGGTGGCGCCTTCGGCCATTAACCCGAACGATAAATCTTTTACCCCGCTGGGTTTTAAAGATACGGTAACGCCTCGCGCCCTGGAAACCCACGAAGTACAAGCCATTGTACAGGATTTTAAAAAAGCTGCCGCCAATGCATTAGAAGCAGGCTTTGATGGGGTAGAACTACACGCCAGTAATGGCTATTTATTTCAGCAGTTTTTCAACAAAGTATCGAACCAGCGCACCGACCAATACGGCGGCTCCATCGAAAACCGGGCGCGTTTTTTATTCGAAACCCTGGAGGCGCTGAAAGAAGTAATTAGTTTAAATAAAGTAGGCATACGGCTTAATCCATCGTTGCACGGCATGAGCGGCATTACCATCGACGAAGAAACTATTCCGACTTTTGAATACATTGTACAGCGTTTAAACGACTACCACCTGGCTTACGTGCATTTATCGGAGCCCTTTACGCCCGTAGAAAACGTACCTTACGCGGTTACCGAAATTGCGAAGCACTTCCGGCCTTTATACAACGGTACTTTAATCATTAACAAAGGCTTTAGCCAGGAAACCGGTAACCAAATAATTGCCGCTGGTTTAGCGGATTTAGTAGCTTTTGGCGTACCGTTTATTGCTAATCCGGATTTACCGGAACGTTTTGCCCAAAATGTGGAATTAAATGCACCTGATAAAAATACTTTTTACGCCGGCGACGAAAACGGTTACATCGACTATCCGGCGTTAACGGAAGTAGAAGCCATCTAA
- a CDS encoding aldo/keto reductase has product MKYNLLGNTGVLVSELCFGTMTFGGQGYWEAIGKQTQDEATNLLKSVVDAGINFIDTANVYSFGQSEQLLGEGIKQAGLARNELFIATKVRGRMAPGVNQIGLSRYHIMQSVEESLQRLQLDHIDLLYVHGVDAVTSVEQIVHSLHDVVTSGKVRYVGVCNWPAWMVMKALGIAKQRGWHEFVAMQYFYAAANRDVEQELIPLALEEQVGFMPWSPLAGGFLSGKFTRNQTNTGGQSRRDSFDFPVIDKEKAYDVIDVLIRLGESYNVSAAEIALAWVRQQKGVTSTIIGAKTPEQLASNIHSTTFELSATDLDELNAVSLPEKRYPGWMVERQMGDRLPAADKK; this is encoded by the coding sequence ATGAAATACAACTTATTAGGAAATACCGGGGTGCTGGTTTCGGAACTGTGCTTCGGTACCATGACTTTCGGGGGACAAGGTTATTGGGAGGCCATTGGCAAGCAAACCCAGGACGAAGCCACCAACTTATTGAAATCCGTTGTTGATGCAGGCATCAATTTTATTGATACGGCTAACGTGTACTCCTTCGGGCAATCCGAGCAATTACTGGGCGAAGGCATAAAACAGGCCGGTCTGGCGCGCAACGAGTTGTTTATTGCTACCAAAGTGCGGGGCCGCATGGCGCCCGGCGTTAACCAAATTGGCTTATCGCGCTATCATATCATGCAATCCGTAGAAGAAAGTTTGCAGCGCCTGCAACTAGATCATATTGATTTGCTGTATGTGCACGGCGTAGATGCGGTAACTTCGGTAGAGCAAATTGTACACAGCCTGCACGATGTGGTTACCAGCGGCAAGGTGCGGTACGTGGGCGTATGTAACTGGCCGGCCTGGATGGTGATGAAAGCCCTGGGTATTGCGAAACAGCGCGGCTGGCACGAGTTTGTGGCCATGCAGTATTTTTACGCGGCCGCTAACCGCGATGTGGAGCAAGAATTAATTCCGTTGGCTCTGGAAGAACAAGTAGGTTTTATGCCTTGGAGCCCGCTGGCCGGTGGCTTTTTATCCGGCAAATTTACCCGCAACCAAACCAACACCGGCGGTCAATCGCGGCGCGACTCTTTTGACTTTCCGGTGATTGATAAAGAAAAAGCCTACGATGTTATTGATGTATTGATTCGTTTAGGCGAAAGCTATAACGTATCGGCGGCGGAAATAGCTTTAGCTTGGGTGCGGCAGCAAAAAGGCGTAACCAGCACCATTATCGGGGCAAAAACGCCGGAACAATTAGCCTCTAACATTCACTCCACAACTTTCGAACTCTCAGCTACAGATTTAGATGAACTAAATGCCGTAAGTTTACCGGAAAAAAGATATCCGGGCTGGATGGTAGAACGGCAAATGGGCGACCGTTTACCAGCAGCGGATAAAAAATAA
- a CDS encoding 3-ketoacyl-ACP reductase translates to MESLKGKIALVTGAGKGIGRAIAIALAKEGVHVGLLARNSSQLQGVANQIQGLGVKTSVVVADVANRNAVDAAATQIKKNLGPIDILINNAGTGTFAKFLEMEPTEWENIIKVNLLGVYYMTRAVLPEMIERQTGDIINISSTAGQRGAALTSAYSASKFGVMGLTESLMQEVRKHNIRVSALTPSTVATELAIANKLTDGNPEKVMQPEDLAELVIAQLKLNRRVFIKEAGMWSTNPQ, encoded by the coding sequence ATGGAATCATTAAAAGGCAAAATTGCCCTGGTTACCGGCGCCGGAAAAGGCATTGGCCGGGCCATCGCCATTGCTTTAGCCAAAGAAGGAGTACACGTTGGATTACTAGCCCGCAACTCCAGCCAGTTACAGGGCGTAGCCAACCAGATTCAAGGGCTGGGGGTTAAAACCTCGGTTGTAGTTGCCGATGTAGCCAATAGAAACGCCGTAGATGCTGCTGCCACGCAAATAAAAAAGAATCTGGGCCCCATAGATATTTTAATAAACAATGCCGGTACGGGTACCTTTGCCAAATTCCTGGAGATGGAACCTACCGAATGGGAAAACATTATTAAGGTAAATTTACTAGGCGTGTATTACATGACCCGCGCCGTGCTGCCCGAGATGATTGAACGCCAAACCGGTGATATTATCAATATTTCGTCGACGGCGGGCCAGCGGGGAGCGGCTCTTACCAGTGCCTACAGCGCTTCCAAATTTGGCGTAATGGGCCTAACCGAATCGTTGATGCAGGAAGTACGGAAACATAATATCCGGGTAAGCGCCTTAACACCCAGTACCGTAGCCACCGAGTTAGCTATCGCAAACAAACTCACCGACGGCAACCCTGAAAAAGTAATGCAACCCGAAGATTTGGCCGAATTAGTAATTGCTCAGCTTAAACTAAACCGGCGGGTATTTATCAAAGAAGCCGGCATGTGGTCTACCAATCCTCAATGA
- a CDS encoding SelT/SelW/SelH family protein, translated as MPAPRLEINYCTQCRWLLRAAWLAQEVLTTFELEMGEVALVPGTGGVLDIRLNDELIFSRKEAGRFPEAKEVKQLIRDMIAPDKPLGHSDRK; from the coding sequence ATGCCTGCGCCTCGTTTAGAAATTAATTACTGCACGCAATGCCGCTGGTTGCTACGGGCTGCCTGGCTCGCGCAGGAAGTGTTAACTACCTTTGAACTCGAAATGGGCGAAGTGGCCTTAGTGCCGGGCACGGGTGGGGTACTGGATATCCGGCTAAACGATGAATTAATTTTCTCGCGCAAAGAGGCGGGCCGTTTTCCGGAAGCGAAAGAAGTTAAACAACTCATCCGCGATATGATTGCCCCCGACAAGCCCCTGGGCCACAGCGACCGCAAGTAG
- a CDS encoding VOC family protein — protein MKYLVCLCLASCLFFKNNQAFAQTAGSTSGGPTWLNHIALHVNDLKTTTSFYENFLQLKQIPEPFKDGLHTWFTVGEKAHLHLIQGKKRETSYDKGEHLCFSVASVEDFIARLNKANIKFENWAGKPQEYTLRTDGVKQVYFQDPDGHWIEVNDAKE, from the coding sequence ATGAAATATTTAGTTTGCCTTTGCCTGGCTAGTTGCCTTTTTTTTAAAAATAATCAAGCCTTTGCTCAAACGGCGGGTTCTACTTCCGGCGGACCTACCTGGCTCAATCACATTGCGTTGCACGTAAACGATTTAAAAACCACCACCAGCTTTTACGAGAATTTTTTACAGTTAAAACAAATACCTGAGCCTTTTAAGGATGGCTTGCACACTTGGTTTACCGTGGGCGAAAAAGCGCATTTACATTTAATACAAGGCAAAAAACGTGAAACCAGCTACGATAAAGGCGAACATTTATGCTTTAGCGTGGCCTCCGTAGAAGATTTTATTGCGCGGTTAAATAAAGCCAATATTAAATTTGAGAACTGGGCAGGCAAACCTCAGGAATATACTTTACGCACTGACGGCGTAAAGCAAGTGTATTTTCAGGACCCGGATGGCCACTGGATAGAAGTAAACGATGCCAAAGAATAA
- a CDS encoding DinB family protein has translation MDVLNQQYKLMQSARAVLFSYLDTVTIAHFTEELLTFGASSMRHLLVHTANTYQFWLGGFAQIQELPIIQPLTVININEVRRIFRDVNELTEKFLEHFQDKWLTPVIGEIPWRKTTKEATPLALFTHVITHECHHKGQVVSMSRQLGYTPPDSDLLRF, from the coding sequence ATGGATGTCTTAAATCAGCAGTATAAATTGATGCAAAGTGCCCGGGCCGTTTTGTTTAGTTATTTGGATACGGTAACCATCGCGCATTTTACGGAAGAATTACTCACTTTTGGGGCCAGCAGTATGCGCCATTTATTGGTACACACGGCTAACACGTACCAGTTTTGGTTAGGTGGTTTTGCGCAAATCCAGGAATTACCTATAATTCAACCATTAACGGTGATTAATATAAATGAGGTACGCCGGATTTTTCGGGATGTAAACGAGTTAACCGAAAAGTTTTTAGAGCATTTTCAGGATAAGTGGCTAACCCCGGTTATTGGCGAAATACCCTGGCGGAAAACAACGAAAGAAGCCACGCCGCTGGCGCTATTTACGCACGTAATTACCCACGAATGCCATCATAAAGGCCAGGTAGTTTCCATGAGCCGGCAATTAGGTTATACGCCACCCGATTCGGACTTGCTCCGGTTTTAA
- a CDS encoding family 20 glycosylhydrolase produces the protein MSTSTNHYFKIFWVALGTIFLNFTLARSQPAALDPQKLVTNWEINENNYQNKAQFLSTLTFTNKSTGALPATGWKIYFNYNRSIIPSSVRGTVNIQHLNGDLFEITPRPDFRIMVTGNSTRISFITGGSALNITDAPSGFYFVQDTNPRQGLAMAPVTVTVPTQAEQSLPGGGNSPTITLATPEAIFQQNKATEDMVATKLPQVFPTPASYRETNTEFILTPDIPIITPADYFPEAEMLANDLAAVFGKKLTFKNTGEGKAIRLIKKEGLGPEAYELRVTPQEIIINATAPAGMFYGMQSLKTMLPGTALDGKLKSVSIKGVEITDSPRFNHRAVMLDVARNFQPKKQVLKILDLMALYKLNVLHFHLNDDEGWRLEIKTLPELTEFGSKRAHTLDSRNNLPPSYGSGPVSTGPPGSGFYTRADFVEILKYARDRNIKVIPEIETPGHARAAIKAMDARYTRLLGAGQREAAEKYLLRDINDKSEYQSVQNWNDNVINVALPSVYNFMETVVDEVREMYKEAGATLQTIHFGGDEVPNGVWVKSPQVQKLMQQDERFTSVDDMWYYYFGKVNEILKTRNLYLSGWEEVAMRKTEIDGQKHYIPNPSLVNENIHVDVWNNVLGSGAEDLPYRLANAGYKVVLSNVTHLYMDMAYNNTFEEPGFYWGSYVDVDKPFRFIPFNYYKNTKTDKFGKLLPRTIFAGKERLTEFGKNNIVGIQGLLWAETIISPERMEYMLLPKLLGLAERAWAPEPDWALEKDSVKSEAQYQQAWSQFANVLGKRELSRLDRYRGGFRYRLPLPGAIVQNGKVTANVQLPGLTIRYTADGTEPTVKSKLYTGPIIETGAIKLRTFDSTGRGGKSVRVVNL, from the coding sequence ATGTCTACTTCTACTAACCACTATTTTAAAATTTTTTGGGTCGCGTTAGGGACTATTTTTTTAAATTTTACTCTGGCTAGGAGCCAGCCCGCTGCGTTAGATCCACAGAAGTTAGTGACAAACTGGGAGATAAACGAAAATAATTATCAGAACAAAGCGCAGTTTTTATCTACTCTAACCTTTACGAATAAATCAACGGGCGCTTTGCCCGCTACCGGCTGGAAAATTTATTTTAACTATAACCGCTCTATTATTCCGAGCTCGGTGCGCGGAACCGTAAATATCCAGCACCTGAACGGCGATTTATTTGAAATAACTCCGCGGCCCGATTTTAGAATAATGGTAACGGGCAACTCCACCCGCATTTCATTTATTACCGGCGGCTCTGCGCTAAATATTACCGATGCCCCTTCGGGCTTTTATTTTGTTCAGGATACTAATCCCCGGCAGGGTTTAGCGATGGCACCCGTAACGGTTACCGTGCCCACGCAAGCCGAACAAAGTTTGCCCGGTGGCGGTAACAGCCCCACTATTACACTGGCTACTCCCGAAGCAATATTTCAGCAAAATAAAGCTACCGAAGATATGGTAGCTACTAAATTGCCCCAGGTTTTTCCAACGCCGGCTAGTTACCGCGAAACCAATACGGAGTTTATTTTAACACCAGACATACCTATTATTACCCCTGCTGATTATTTTCCAGAGGCCGAGATGCTGGCTAACGATCTGGCCGCGGTATTTGGTAAAAAATTAACCTTTAAAAATACTGGCGAGGGTAAGGCCATCCGCTTAATAAAAAAAGAAGGCTTAGGACCAGAAGCATACGAATTACGGGTTACGCCCCAAGAAATCATTATTAACGCTACTGCCCCCGCGGGCATGTTTTACGGCATGCAATCTTTAAAAACTATGCTGCCGGGTACCGCCCTGGATGGCAAACTAAAAAGTGTATCTATTAAAGGAGTAGAAATAACTGATTCTCCCCGGTTTAATCATCGGGCCGTGATGCTGGATGTGGCGCGTAATTTTCAGCCGAAAAAGCAAGTATTAAAAATTCTTGACTTAATGGCTTTGTATAAGCTAAACGTATTGCATTTTCACTTAAACGACGATGAAGGCTGGCGCTTGGAAATTAAAACCTTGCCCGAACTCACGGAGTTTGGCTCGAAACGCGCGCATACCCTGGATAGCCGCAATAACTTACCACCTTCGTACGGATCTGGCCCGGTAAGTACCGGCCCACCGGGTTCCGGTTTTTACACCCGCGCTGATTTTGTGGAAATTTTAAAATATGCCCGCGATCGCAACATAAAAGTAATCCCGGAAATTGAGACGCCGGGCCATGCCCGCGCCGCTATTAAAGCCATGGATGCCCGATACACGCGCCTTTTAGGAGCAGGACAAAGAGAGGCAGCCGAAAAATACCTGCTCCGCGATATCAACGATAAATCCGAATACCAATCGGTGCAGAACTGGAACGATAACGTGATAAACGTAGCTTTGCCCTCGGTGTATAATTTTATGGAAACCGTAGTAGATGAGGTGCGGGAAATGTACAAGGAAGCCGGCGCTACGCTGCAAACCATTCATTTCGGCGGCGACGAAGTACCGAACGGGGTTTGGGTAAAATCGCCGCAAGTGCAAAAATTGATGCAGCAAGACGAACGCTTTACTTCCGTGGACGATATGTGGTATTACTACTTCGGGAAAGTAAACGAAATTTTAAAAACCCGCAATTTGTACCTATCGGGTTGGGAAGAAGTAGCCATGCGCAAAACCGAAATAGATGGCCAGAAGCATTACATTCCCAATCCGAGCCTGGTAAACGAAAACATTCACGTAGATGTCTGGAATAATGTTTTGGGAAGCGGGGCCGAAGATTTACCTTATCGTTTGGCCAACGCCGGTTACAAGGTAGTGCTCTCCAACGTAACCCATTTGTACATGGATATGGCTTATAACAACACCTTCGAAGAACCCGGTTTTTACTGGGGCAGTTACGTAGACGTAGATAAACCATTCCGCTTTATTCCGTTTAACTACTACAAAAACACCAAAACCGATAAGTTTGGGAAACTCCTGCCCAGAACCATTTTTGCGGGGAAAGAGCGGCTCACCGAGTTTGGAAAAAACAACATTGTGGGCATTCAGGGCTTACTGTGGGCCGAAACTATTATCAGCCCGGAACGCATGGAGTACATGCTGCTACCCAAATTACTGGGATTAGCCGAGCGCGCCTGGGCCCCGGAGCCCGACTGGGCCCTGGAGAAAGATTCCGTAAAAAGCGAAGCGCAATACCAGCAAGCCTGGTCGCAGTTTGCCAATGTACTCGGCAAACGGGAACTGTCCCGCCTGGACCGGTACCGCGGCGGCTTCCGGTACCGCTTACCCTTGCCCGGCGCCATTGTGCAGAATGGCAAAGTTACGGCCAACGTGCAATTGCCCGGTTTAACTATCCGTTATACTGCCGATGGTACGGAACCCACCGTAAAAAGTAAACTGTACACTGGCCCAATCATTGAAACCGGCGCCATTAAACTCCGGACTTTTGATAGTACCGGTAGGGGTGGTAAAAGCGTGCGGGTAGTGAATTTGTAA